From one Butyricimonas faecihominis genomic stretch:
- a CDS encoding M23 family metallopeptidase — MTNKIMWRGIGALLLMLLLLSSNVCAQTDTLLYPLKNVPLLSGNFGELRATHLHSGLDFKTGGREGLPVICVKDGVVARVKVSATGYGNALYLEHEGGITTVYGHLSRFVPRIAKVVRNIQYNKESFEVDENMSGYELRFRAGDTIAYSGNTGSSGGPHLHFEVRDTKSERALNPLRFLSVKDQTGPSVRGVYVYPISNEGVRNATRRVEVKNTGNRVFRGGKVGVPAGMVGIGIQSDDYMKDSWNKLGVYDLSVSANGQEVFKMTMNELSFDETFLVNELKDFHHYRENRLVYLTFGNYQEQLLSVRNQNGGFIPVEKDSVVDVTVDLSDINGNRSSIMFQLWGKSPSRELVLTDEEKLLMNHQNDSLKQGIYTLWLEADALSYPIVCKPEVSSRLRDSVETIEVFSTGKQIYPLMKNARLVVGGKFPEKSVICLLEKSNRFAALKTRWTKEGLEAFPRVLGEYTVRQDTIAPVVLYTGRAGQKIRFKMVDDLSGISSYRVEVNGKWCLFTYDAKNRLLEGNINEPVFVKGKNRLVLKVEDAVKNIATFETDIYKK; from the coding sequence ATGACAAACAAGATAATGTGGAGGGGGATTGGAGCATTGTTGTTGATGTTACTTCTTTTATCATCAAATGTTTGCGCACAAACAGACACGTTGCTTTACCCGTTGAAAAATGTTCCGCTATTGAGTGGAAATTTCGGAGAATTGAGAGCGACACACCTGCACTCCGGGCTGGATTTTAAAACCGGAGGGCGGGAAGGTCTACCGGTGATTTGCGTGAAAGACGGTGTCGTGGCACGTGTAAAGGTGTCTGCCACGGGGTACGGGAATGCCCTGTACTTGGAACACGAGGGGGGAATAACCACGGTGTATGGTCATTTAAGCCGTTTTGTACCCCGAATTGCGAAAGTCGTGAGAAATATACAATATAATAAGGAGTCATTCGAGGTGGACGAGAATATGTCGGGCTATGAACTCCGTTTTCGTGCGGGTGACACGATTGCTTATAGTGGGAATACCGGCTCTTCGGGTGGTCCTCATTTGCATTTCGAGGTGCGTGACACGAAAAGCGAGCGTGCTTTAAATCCTTTACGTTTTCTTTCGGTGAAGGATCAAACGGGACCGAGCGTGCGAGGGGTTTACGTGTATCCGATTTCAAACGAGGGGGTGCGGAATGCAACTCGTCGGGTGGAAGTGAAAAACACGGGTAACCGGGTGTTCCGGGGAGGAAAGGTCGGGGTACCCGCCGGGATGGTCGGGATCGGGATACAATCTGATGACTATATGAAAGATTCTTGGAACAAGTTGGGCGTGTATGACTTGAGCGTGAGTGCTAACGGACAGGAGGTCTTTAAAATGACCATGAACGAGCTTTCTTTTGACGAGACGTTTTTGGTTAACGAGTTGAAGGATTTTCATCATTACAGGGAAAACCGTTTGGTTTACTTGACTTTCGGGAACTATCAGGAGCAATTGTTGTCCGTTCGTAATCAGAACGGGGGATTTATCCCGGTTGAGAAAGATAGCGTGGTGGATGTTACAGTTGATTTATCGGACATTAATGGGAATCGTTCCAGTATCATGTTCCAGTTATGGGGTAAATCTCCCTCGCGGGAATTGGTATTGACGGACGAGGAAAAATTATTGATGAATCATCAAAACGATAGCTTGAAACAAGGAATATATACCCTGTGGTTGGAGGCGGATGCTTTATCCTATCCGATCGTGTGCAAGCCGGAGGTGTCTTCCCGCTTGAGAGATAGTGTCGAGACGATCGAGGTGTTTTCTACCGGGAAACAAATATACCCGTTGATGAAAAATGCCCGGTTGGTGGTTGGCGGGAAGTTCCCGGAAAAGTCCGTGATCTGTTTGCTGGAGAAAAGTAATCGTTTTGCTGCCTTGAAGACCCGATGGACGAAAGAGGGGCTTGAGGCATTTCCCCGGGTGTTGGGTGAATACACGGTTCGTCAGGACACGATTGCCCCGGTTGTTCTTTACACGGGGAGGGCCGGGCAGAAGATCCGGTTCAAGATGGTTGATGATTTGTCGGGCATCTCTTCTTATCGGGTTGAGGTAAATGGAAAATGGTGTTTGTTCACGTATGACGCGAAAAATCGCCTGCTGGAAGGTAACATAAATGAACCCGTTTTCGTGAAAGGAAAAAACAGGCTTGTCTTGAAGGTGGAGGATGCCGTGAAAAATATTGCTACCTTTGAGACGGATATTTATAAAAAGTAG
- a CDS encoding nucleoside phosphorylase: protein MEPIKSSELITNDDGSVFHLHLHPEDLAEQVILVGDPSRVEMIASYFEKIDVRKSDREFCTITGYYKGHRLSVISTGIGADNIDIVMNELDALANINLHTKEINAEKKTLNIVRIGTSGSVQADVPVHSFVISEMSLGIDGVLRFYRDNEMVCDAAFEEAFIKECHWTPLAARPYAVKASDELVDKLHTEGVTVKGVTLTANGFYGPQGRVLRLPIEMPTVNDEIARFRFGNYKIVNYEMESAAIAGLAALMGHRATTICLIIANRATGDASADYKPHMKKLIEYTLNSLIR from the coding sequence ATGGAGCCAATAAAATCATCAGAATTAATCACGAACGATGACGGGAGTGTCTTTCACCTCCACCTTCATCCCGAAGATCTGGCAGAACAAGTGATCCTCGTGGGTGACCCTTCCCGAGTAGAAATGATTGCCTCGTATTTCGAGAAAATAGACGTCAGGAAAAGCGATCGGGAGTTCTGTACCATCACCGGATATTACAAGGGACACCGCCTGTCAGTTATCTCTACCGGAATCGGTGCGGATAACATCGACATCGTGATGAATGAACTGGATGCTTTGGCCAATATCAACTTGCACACCAAAGAAATAAACGCGGAAAAGAAAACATTAAATATAGTACGAATCGGGACTTCCGGTTCCGTGCAGGCAGATGTACCCGTACATTCATTCGTGATCTCGGAAATGAGCCTCGGCATAGACGGGGTATTGCGTTTCTACCGGGATAACGAAATGGTATGTGATGCCGCTTTCGAGGAGGCCTTTATCAAGGAGTGTCACTGGACACCCTTAGCAGCCCGCCCGTACGCGGTAAAAGCATCTGACGAACTGGTGGACAAATTACACACGGAAGGCGTTACCGTGAAAGGCGTCACGTTGACAGCAAACGGATTCTACGGGCCACAGGGACGAGTGCTTCGCTTACCGATCGAGATGCCGACAGTGAATGACGAGATTGCCCGTTTCAGATTCGGGAATTACAAGATCGTCAATTACGAGATGGAAAGTGCCGCCATTGCCGGCCTAGCCGCTCTTATGGGCCACCGGGCCACCACGATTTGCCTGATCATTGCCAACCGGGCAACCGGGGATGCCTCGGCCGATTACAAACCGCACATGAAGAAACTTATTGAATATACATTAAATTCTCTCATACGTTAA
- a CDS encoding tyrosine-type recombinase/integrase, translated as MMQIELFLKYLSSVKRYSENTIIAYKADLYQFYEFCGLERSNEDFSRVTTKLVREWVVAEMRGDLRGNGARGKLSAASGKRKLSSVKAFFRFLVKEKVIEVNPAENISGPKLPKRLPVFVREEEMECTLDDAEKKKGFSGLRDFLILLMAYDTGMRRSEIIGLKVGNVDLSRRCIRVFGKGGKWREIPIMTELVQDIECYLDARSRVVEGEHGMFFVTDKGKPLYANFVYRLVTKELESHTSLAKRSPHVLRHSFATHLLDNGAPIQGIKELLGHSNLAATQVYTHNSVEKMLKIFKQAHPRA; from the coding sequence ATGATGCAGATAGAATTGTTCTTGAAGTATTTGAGTAGCGTGAAACGTTATTCGGAAAATACGATCATCGCGTATAAGGCGGATTTGTATCAGTTCTACGAATTTTGTGGATTGGAAAGGAGTAATGAGGATTTTTCTCGAGTGACGACCAAGCTCGTCAGAGAATGGGTCGTGGCAGAGATGAGGGGAGACCTGAGGGGTAACGGTGCCAGAGGAAAGTTAAGTGCCGCTTCCGGTAAGCGTAAGTTGAGCAGTGTAAAGGCGTTTTTTCGTTTCCTAGTAAAAGAGAAAGTGATAGAGGTGAATCCCGCCGAGAATATCAGCGGGCCGAAATTGCCGAAACGATTACCGGTTTTCGTGAGGGAAGAGGAGATGGAATGTACGCTGGATGACGCGGAAAAAAAGAAAGGTTTTTCCGGATTGAGAGATTTCTTGATCTTGTTGATGGCTTATGATACGGGAATGAGGCGTTCTGAAATTATTGGATTAAAGGTGGGGAATGTTGATCTTTCACGGCGTTGTATTCGTGTTTTCGGGAAAGGTGGAAAATGGCGAGAAATCCCAATCATGACCGAGTTGGTGCAGGACATCGAATGTTATTTGGATGCCCGGAGCCGCGTGGTGGAAGGGGAGCATGGCATGTTTTTCGTGACCGATAAGGGAAAGCCGCTTTACGCTAATTTCGTTTATCGTTTGGTGACGAAAGAACTGGAATCACATACTTCTTTAGCAAAACGCAGCCCGCACGTGTTGCGACATTCTTTTGCCACGCACCTGTTGGATAACGGTGCGCCGATTCAAGGAATTAAAGAATTGCTGGGGCATTCCAACTTGGCAGCTACTCAGGTGTACACTCATAATTCTGTGGAGAAAATGTTGAAGATTTTTAAACAAGCTCACCCGCGAGCATAA
- a CDS encoding tetratricopeptide repeat protein — MNIEEAKQLAKQGDREGAIAMLRQMLEQNEGERELVLLELGVVYNAMGETTQAINHLNEVMRINPENTKAKAYLDMINGILNYYCKDLLNP; from the coding sequence ATGAATATAGAAGAAGCAAAACAACTGGCAAAACAAGGCGATCGGGAAGGTGCAATTGCCATGCTCCGGCAAATGTTGGAACAGAATGAAGGAGAACGGGAACTCGTGCTGCTGGAACTGGGAGTGGTGTATAATGCCATGGGGGAGACAACGCAAGCGATAAACCATCTGAATGAGGTGATGCGTATAAATCCCGAAAATACAAAGGCGAAGGCTTATTTGGATATGATTAACGGAATTTTGAATTATTATTGTAAGGATTTGCTGAATCCCTGA
- the hpf gene encoding ribosome hibernation-promoting factor, HPF/YfiA family — protein sequence MDIRINPVGFSVNPVLEEFINKKFSKLEKYHDGIMSIDVTLKLEKDDHLENKLTEVHVDVKGQDVFAKKNAKTFEETVDELYDVLKRQLVKAKEKREN from the coding sequence ATGGACATTAGAATTAATCCTGTAGGTTTTTCAGTAAATCCAGTGCTGGAGGAGTTCATTAACAAGAAGTTCTCGAAATTGGAGAAGTATCACGACGGAATTATGAGTATAGATGTTACGTTGAAATTGGAAAAAGACGATCATCTGGAAAATAAGTTAACCGAGGTGCATGTTGATGTCAAAGGGCAAGACGTGTTCGCTAAAAAGAACGCGAAAACTTTTGAAGAAACAGTGGACGAGTTGTACGATGTATTGAAGAGACAACTTGTTAAAGCGAAAGAAAAAAGAGAAAATTAA
- the tuf gene encoding elongation factor Tu: MAKEHFDRSKPHVNIGTIGHVDHGKTTLTAAITTVLAKKGLSELRSFDSIDNAPEEKERGITINTSHVEYQTANRHYAHVDCPGHADYVKNMVTGAAQMDGAILVCAATDGPMPQTREHILLARQVNVPRIVVFLNKVDMVDDPEMLELVEMEVRELLSFYQYDGDNTPVILGSALGALNGEAKWEEKVMELMDAVDNWIELPQRAVDKPFLMPVEDVFSITGRGTVATGRIETGIVHTGDELEIIGLGADGKKTVCTGVEMFRKILDEGQAGDNVGLLLRGIDKDEIKRGMVLAKPGSVKPHDKFKAEVYILKKEEGGRHTPFHNRYRPQFYIRTLDVTGEITLPEGREMVMPGDNLTITVELITPVACNVGLRFAIREGGRTVGAGQITEILD, translated from the coding sequence ATGGCTAAAGAACATTTTGACAGGTCCAAACCACACGTAAATATTGGTACTATCGGTCACGTTGACCACGGTAAAACTACTTTGACGGCTGCTATCACTACGGTATTGGCAAAAAAAGGTCTTTCTGAATTACGTTCATTCGATTCTATCGATAACGCACCGGAAGAAAAAGAGAGAGGTATCACCATTAACACTTCTCACGTTGAATACCAGACTGCAAATCGTCACTATGCACACGTTGACTGTCCGGGACACGCCGACTATGTAAAGAACATGGTAACTGGTGCTGCTCAGATGGACGGTGCTATCTTAGTTTGTGCCGCTACTGATGGTCCGATGCCTCAGACTCGTGAGCACATCCTTTTGGCTCGTCAGGTAAACGTTCCGAGAATCGTTGTATTCTTGAACAAGGTGGATATGGTGGACGACCCGGAAATGTTGGAGTTGGTTGAGATGGAAGTTCGTGAGTTGTTATCATTCTATCAATATGACGGAGATAATACTCCGGTTATCTTAGGTTCTGCTCTTGGAGCATTGAACGGAGAAGCAAAATGGGAAGAGAAAGTAATGGAGTTGATGGATGCAGTTGACAACTGGATTGAGTTGCCGCAACGTGCCGTTGATAAACCGTTCTTGATGCCTGTTGAGGACGTGTTCTCTATCACTGGTCGTGGAACTGTTGCTACCGGTCGTATCGAAACTGGTATCGTTCACACGGGTGATGAGTTGGAAATTATCGGTTTGGGTGCTGATGGTAAGAAAACCGTATGTACCGGAGTTGAGATGTTCCGTAAGATTCTTGACGAAGGTCAAGCTGGTGATAACGTTGGTTTGTTACTTCGTGGTATCGACAAAGACGAGATCAAACGTGGTATGGTATTGGCAAAACCGGGTTCTGTTAAACCGCACGATAAATTCAAAGCTGAGGTTTATATCTTGAAGAAAGAAGAAGGTGGTCGTCACACTCCGTTCCACAACAGATACAGACCTCAATTCTATATCCGTACCTTGGACGTTACCGGTGAGATCACTCTTCCGGAAGGACGCGAGATGGTAATGCCTGGTGATAACTTGACAATCACTGTTGAGTTGATCACTCCGGTTGCTTGTAACGTAGGTTTGCGTTTCGCTATCCGTGAAGGTGGTAGAACCGTAGGTGCTGGTCAGATCACTGAGATCTTAGACTAA
- the rplS gene encoding 50S ribosomal protein L19 has translation MDLIKIAEQAFAQENAIEIPSFNTGDTISVHYKIKEGNKERIQIFKGVVIQIKGTGTTKTFTVRKMSGNVGVERIIPFNSPYIHAIEVNKRGVVRRSRIFYFRELTGKKAKIKEKKF, from the coding sequence ATGGACTTAATTAAAATTGCGGAACAGGCTTTTGCTCAAGAAAACGCTATCGAAATTCCTTCATTCAACACGGGTGATACCATTAGCGTACACTACAAAATTAAAGAAGGAAACAAAGAACGTATTCAGATTTTCAAAGGTGTTGTTATCCAAATTAAGGGAACAGGAACTACCAAGACTTTTACAGTTAGAAAAATGTCTGGTAACGTGGGCGTAGAACGTATCATTCCTTTCAATTCTCCTTACATTCATGCAATCGAGGTGAACAAGAGAGGTGTTGTTCGTAGATCCAGAATTTTCTACTTCCGTGAGCTTACCGGAAAGAAAGCAAAAATTAAAGAGAAGAAATTTTAA
- a CDS encoding cell division protein ZapA, translated as MNDKLTITLNIAGRPCVLTIEREEEEEIRKAAQLINSKIAKYREKYATADPVDFLAVTALQFTVKMLEAERRNDVEPVLDEVKKINSRLDEVVKE; from the coding sequence ATGAATGATAAACTTACTATTACGCTAAATATAGCCGGTAGGCCCTGCGTTCTGACCATAGAGAGAGAGGAAGAAGAGGAGATCAGAAAAGCTGCACAGCTGATTAATAGTAAGATTGCAAAATATAGGGAAAAGTACGCAACTGCTGATCCCGTTGATTTTCTAGCTGTTACTGCGTTACAATTCACGGTAAAGATGCTGGAGGCTGAAAGGCGAAACGACGTGGAGCCGGTATTGGACGAGGTGAAGAAGATTAATAGCAGGCTCGATGAAGTTGTGAAAGAGTAA
- the rpsU gene encoding 30S ribosomal protein S21, translating to MIIVPLKEGENIERALKKFKRKFEKTGVIKELRDRQAFTKPSIRNRMARMKAAYRQSLQQAEE from the coding sequence ATGATAATTGTACCATTAAAAGAAGGCGAAAATATCGAGAGAGCACTGAAGAAATTCAAAAGAAAATTCGAAAAAACCGGCGTGATTAAAGAGCTGAGAGATCGTCAGGCTTTCACCAAACCGTCTATTAGAAATAGAATGGCCCGGATGAAGGCCGCCTATCGTCAATCTTTGCAACAAGCGGAAGAATAA
- a CDS encoding DUF4293 domain-containing protein, with protein MIQRIQTIYLLVVAIIMTIPLYVPIAQLLIPNDASYNFFTYGVVLIGENSVLQAHYWALLIMNIFTIGVPLVNVFLFKKRFLQLRLCIVEIILLIGAIILMWYHINQFADKMNAEILYKFSLILPVICIIFTYMAIRGILKDIKLLKSFDRIR; from the coding sequence ATGATTCAAAGGATTCAAACTATTTACTTGCTCGTGGTAGCAATCATCATGACGATTCCATTGTACGTGCCGATCGCCCAATTGCTTATCCCGAATGATGCGAGCTATAACTTTTTTACTTATGGAGTGGTTCTCATTGGAGAAAACAGCGTGCTACAAGCCCACTACTGGGCCTTGTTAATCATGAATATTTTCACGATCGGGGTTCCCTTAGTGAACGTGTTCCTGTTCAAAAAACGTTTCCTCCAGTTGCGCTTATGTATCGTGGAGATCATCCTATTGATCGGTGCCATTATCTTGATGTGGTATCACATCAATCAATTCGCGGACAAAATGAACGCCGAGATTCTTTATAAATTCAGCCTTATATTACCCGTGATCTGTATTATTTTCACATACATGGCCATAAGGGGAATACTTAAAGACATCAAATTGCTCAAATCTTTTGACAGAATTCGATAA
- the rny gene encoding ribonuclease Y, translating to MITIIITGVIALIVGFVLGYLLINMTLKYRSKNIIKEAEAEAEVIKKDKILQAKEKFLQIKAEHEKQVNARNSKILLAENKLKQKDAELARKMEECQRKIKDAETQQETLEAQKELLEKKHAELDKFKKQQIEQLEAISGMSADQAKEKLISSLKDEAETEAMSYVNEIMEEAKMTANMEAKKIVVKTIQRVATETATENAVSIFHIDSDEIKGRIIGREGRNIRALEAATGVEIIVDDTPEAIVLSGFDPVRREIARLSLHQLVTDGRIHPARIEEVVNKVKKQIEEEIVETGKRTTIDLGIHGLHPELIRLVGKMKYRSSYGQNLLQHARETANLCAIMAAELGLNVKKAKRAGLLHDIGKVPDDEPELPHAILGMRLAEKYKEKPDICNAIGAHHEEIEMTTMIAPIVQACDAISGARPGARREVVESYIKRLKEMEDLALSYNGVVKTYAIQAGRELRVVVGSEKVSDTEAEKISYEIAKKIQDEMTYPGQVKVTVIRETRAINYAK from the coding sequence ATGATAACAATAATAATTACCGGTGTTATTGCTCTGATAGTGGGATTCGTTCTCGGATACCTGCTAATCAACATGACCTTGAAATACAGGAGCAAAAACATCATCAAGGAAGCGGAAGCAGAGGCGGAAGTAATTAAAAAAGACAAGATTTTGCAAGCAAAGGAGAAATTCCTGCAGATAAAGGCCGAACACGAAAAACAAGTGAATGCCCGTAATAGCAAAATCCTTCTCGCGGAAAACAAGCTAAAACAAAAAGATGCCGAATTGGCTCGTAAAATGGAAGAATGTCAACGCAAGATCAAAGACGCAGAGACACAACAGGAGACGCTAGAGGCCCAAAAAGAATTACTGGAAAAGAAACACGCCGAACTGGATAAATTCAAAAAACAACAGATCGAGCAACTGGAAGCCATTTCCGGAATGTCTGCCGATCAGGCAAAGGAAAAACTCATCAGTTCTTTGAAAGACGAGGCCGAAACCGAAGCGATGTCATACGTGAACGAGATTATGGAAGAGGCAAAAATGACGGCAAACATGGAGGCGAAAAAGATCGTGGTAAAAACCATCCAGCGGGTGGCCACGGAAACCGCTACCGAAAATGCCGTATCTATATTCCATATTGATTCGGATGAAATCAAGGGACGTATCATCGGACGGGAAGGACGTAACATCCGGGCGCTGGAAGCAGCCACCGGTGTTGAAATCATCGTGGACGACACCCCGGAGGCAATTGTACTTTCCGGATTTGACCCGGTAAGACGCGAAATCGCTCGCCTTTCACTCCACCAATTAGTTACCGACGGACGTATTCACCCGGCACGGATTGAGGAAGTAGTAAACAAGGTGAAAAAACAAATCGAGGAAGAGATCGTCGAGACAGGAAAACGCACCACCATCGACTTGGGTATTCACGGGTTGCACCCGGAATTAATTCGGTTAGTCGGCAAAATGAAATATCGTTCTTCTTACGGGCAGAACTTGTTACAACACGCTCGCGAAACAGCCAACCTCTGTGCCATCATGGCCGCAGAATTGGGCTTGAACGTGAAGAAAGCAAAACGTGCCGGATTATTGCATGATATTGGAAAAGTGCCCGATGACGAGCCGGAATTACCGCACGCAATTCTCGGTATGCGCCTAGCTGAAAAGTACAAGGAAAAACCGGATATTTGCAACGCTATCGGAGCCCACCACGAAGAGATTGAAATGACAACGATGATCGCCCCGATCGTTCAGGCTTGTGACGCCATCTCAGGCGCACGTCCGGGAGCAAGACGGGAAGTGGTTGAGTCATACATCAAGCGCCTGAAAGAGATGGAAGACCTGGCACTTTCTTATAATGGAGTGGTCAAGACCTACGCCATCCAAGCCGGCCGCGAATTGCGGGTAGTCGTTGGTAGTGAAAAGGTATCTGACACGGAAGCAGAGAAGATTTCATACGAGATCGCTAAAAAGATTCAGGATGAAATGACCTATCCCGGTCAGGTGAAAGTCACGGTGATTCGAGAAACACGCGCTATAAATTACGCGAAATAG
- a CDS encoding dipeptidase produces MRKAHLLVTLALVCCTTYTMACTNFLFTKGATKDGSTMVTYSADSHVLYGELYHWPAQDWPAGSMLDVYEWDTGKFMGKIPQVAHTYNVVGNMNEHQLAISETTFGGRKELESQTGAIIDYGSAIYITLQRAKNAREAIVIMTDLIEKYGWASSGESISIIDPNEVWIIEIIGKGEGEKGAVWVARMVPDGYVSAHANQARITTFPLEGKTSISSDKMNKIYDPNITTVYSKDVISFAKEKGFYPQDGKNKDFSFSDTYAPVDFSGARACEIRVWAFFNAVNPDMAQYWDYATGRNIQRDSKGYATNRMPLWIKPSEKVDVMQVMDFMRDHLEGTELDMSKDMGAGPYECPYRWRPMSFKVDGKEYVHERATATQQTGFTFVAQCRSWLPDEIGGILWFGVDDAASSVYFPMYSAATEVPFAFAVGNGSMMEFTNKAAFWVFNQVTNFAYTRYNLIHPEIRAKQVALEQQYVNFVQMIDAGAKEMLAQDKESAIKFITDFSCRTGNHLVDTWRDFYGYLFCKFMDGNVKTAIPGEKNPKVEQPALPEWYLRMIIEQTGKKLEVVE; encoded by the coding sequence ATGAGAAAAGCACATTTACTGGTTACACTAGCGTTAGTTTGCTGCACCACGTACACGATGGCCTGCACGAACTTTTTATTCACGAAAGGAGCAACGAAAGACGGGTCGACAATGGTCACTTATTCTGCCGACTCCCACGTTTTATACGGAGAATTGTATCACTGGCCCGCACAAGACTGGCCTGCCGGAAGTATGCTCGATGTCTACGAGTGGGACACCGGTAAATTTATGGGTAAAATCCCGCAAGTAGCCCACACGTACAACGTGGTAGGAAACATGAACGAGCATCAGCTCGCTATTTCCGAAACCACTTTCGGGGGACGTAAAGAACTGGAATCCCAAACGGGAGCTATTATAGATTATGGTAGTGCTATATATATCACGTTACAACGTGCGAAAAATGCCCGTGAGGCCATTGTAATAATGACCGACTTGATTGAAAAATACGGTTGGGCAAGTAGTGGAGAGTCTATCTCCATCATTGACCCGAACGAAGTATGGATTATCGAAATCATCGGTAAGGGAGAAGGAGAAAAAGGAGCTGTTTGGGTTGCACGCATGGTACCGGACGGGTATGTTTCCGCCCACGCGAACCAAGCTCGTATCACAACTTTCCCGCTAGAAGGTAAAACTTCTATCTCTTCTGACAAAATGAATAAGATTTACGATCCGAATATCACCACCGTGTATTCCAAGGACGTGATCTCTTTCGCGAAAGAAAAAGGATTCTATCCTCAAGACGGGAAAAATAAAGATTTCAGTTTCTCTGATACTTACGCTCCAGTTGACTTCAGCGGGGCTCGTGCCTGTGAAATCCGTGTTTGGGCATTCTTTAATGCCGTGAACCCGGACATGGCTCAATACTGGGATTATGCCACGGGAAGAAATATTCAACGGGATAGCAAAGGTTACGCGACCAACCGTATGCCGTTATGGATTAAACCCAGCGAGAAAGTAGACGTGATGCAAGTGATGGATTTCATGCGCGATCACCTGGAAGGAACAGAACTGGATATGAGCAAGGATATGGGAGCCGGTCCGTACGAATGTCCGTACAGATGGCGTCCGATGAGCTTCAAAGTAGACGGGAAGGAATATGTTCACGAAAGAGCAACAGCAACCCAACAAACCGGATTCACATTTGTAGCACAATGTAGAAGTTGGTTACCCGATGAAATCGGAGGAATCCTTTGGTTTGGTGTTGATGATGCAGCCAGTTCCGTGTATTTCCCGATGTATTCAGCAGCCACGGAAGTACCTTTCGCTTTCGCAGTTGGTAACGGCAGCATGATGGAATTCACCAATAAAGCAGCCTTCTGGGTATTCAACCAAGTAACGAACTTCGCGTACACACGCTATAACTTGATTCACCCGGAAATTCGTGCAAAACAAGTTGCGCTGGAACAACAATACGTGAATTTCGTCCAAATGATCGATGCCGGAGCAAAAGAGATGTTAGCTCAAGACAAAGAATCAGCGATTAAATTTATCACGGACTTTTCCTGTCGCACGGGAAATCATCTGGTGGACACGTGGAGAGATTTCTACGGCTACCTGTTCTGTAAATTCATGGATGGTAACGTGAAAACCGCAATCCCAGGAGAGAAAAACCCGAAAGTGGAGCAGCCTGCTTTACCGGAATGGTATCTCCGAATGATTATCGAACAGACGGGTAAAAAACTTGAGGTGGTAGAATAA
- a CDS encoding DNA-directed RNA polymerase subunit alpha C-terminal domain-containing protein, giving the protein MEKDKINRLIKILNEAKEIIAELEGYATKKEKQAKTIEQILATNIREFGFSTRAMSVLLMAEIKTVKDITKYTKYEIQNLRSCGRVSANEIEAKLNAVGIKLAQEEED; this is encoded by the coding sequence ATGGAAAAGGATAAAATCAACAGACTTATCAAGATTCTAAACGAGGCTAAAGAAATAATTGCAGAATTGGAAGGATACGCAACCAAAAAGGAGAAACAAGCCAAAACAATAGAACAAATACTGGCAACAAACATTCGGGAGTTTGGATTTAGCACAAGGGCTATGAGTGTTTTATTGATGGCAGAGATAAAAACAGTGAAAGACATAACAAAATACACCAAATACGAAATACAAAACTTACGCTCCTGCGGGCGTGTATCAGCAAACGAGATTGAAGCGAAGCTAAACGCAGTAGGAATAAAATTGGCACAAGAAGAAGAGGATTAA
- the secE gene encoding preprotein translocase subunit SecE, giving the protein MKIKSYISDVYNELVNKVTWPTWSELQSSATIVMIASVIIALCIFAMDFSFRHIVTGIYNLFY; this is encoded by the coding sequence ATGAAGATTAAAAGTTATATATCAGATGTTTATAACGAGCTGGTGAATAAAGTAACTTGGCCCACGTGGTCTGAGCTCCAGAGTAGTGCAACAATTGTGATGATTGCTTCCGTTATCATAGCGTTGTGCATTTTTGCAATGGATTTTTCGTTCAGACATATCGTGACCGGTATATATAATTTGTTTTACTAA